One Paraburkholderia dioscoreae DNA segment encodes these proteins:
- a CDS encoding DUF3683 domain-containing protein: MNAPQVFDPHGAAAAVAADPEARLREIPYNYTSFSDREIVIRLLGDAAWAALAELRAERRTGRSARMLYEVLGDIWVVRRNPYLQDDLLDNPKRRAMLIEALHHRLSEIEKRRRADLTEHGDEAGVDRAARVETLVQAARRAVDEFASEFQKTYDLRKRATKVLGKVTEKDNIKFDGLSRVSHVTDATDWRVEYPFVVLTPDTEAEIAGMIKACFELGLTVIPRGGGTGYTGGAVPLTPFSAVINTEKLEQLGAVEMTELPGVDRKVATIFSGAGVVTRRVTEAAEQAGFVFAVDPTSLDASCVGGNVAMNAGGKKAVLWGTALDNLAWWRMVDPEGNWLEVTRLEHNMGKIHDIEVARFELKWFDGNYAPGEKLLRTEALNIKGRVFRKEGLGKDVTDKFLAGLPGVQKEGCDGLITSARWVLHKMPAHTRTVCLEFFGQARDAIPSIVEIKDYLFETSKQGGAILAGLEHLDERYLRAVGYATKSKRNAFPKMVLIGDIVGNDADAVAHATSEVVRMANGKSGEGFVAVNAEARKRFWLDRSRTAAIAKHTNAFKINEDVVIPLDRMGEYTDGIERINIELSIKNKLQLVNALEAFFQAGKLPLGKSDDANEIPSAELLEDRVQQALDLLKRVRTRWEFLRDKLDLSLREAQHYLVGLGYEALAEKFADRADAQPDATVFHITQDRTIRVSWKQEIRAELRQIFNGGEFKPILEEAQAIHKQVLRGRVFVALHMHAGDGNVHTNLPVNSDNYEMLQDAHTAVARIMKLARSLDGVISGEHGIGITKLEFLTEEEISEFRQYKQRVDPHGRFNAGKLLEGADLRNAYTPSFGLMGYESLIMQQSDIGAISESIKDCLRCGKCKPVCATHVPRANLLYSPRNKILATSLLVEAFLYEEQTRRGVSIKHWDEFNDVADHCTVCHKCVTPCPVKIDFGDVTMNMRNLLRKMGKKKFNPGNAAGMFFLNATNPQTINLARTAMMGVGYKAQRLGNEVLKKFAKKQTAHPPATVGKPPVTQQVIHFMNKKMPGNLPKKTARALLDIEDNKIVPIIRNPKTTTADTEAVFYFPGCGSERLFSQVGLATQAMLWEAGVQTVLPPGYLCCGYPQRGSGQFDKAEQIVTDNRVLFHRVANTLNYLDIKTVVVSCGTCYDQLAGYEFEKIFPGCRIIDIHEFLLEKGMKLEGVNGVRYMYHDPCHTPIKTMDPVKLVNQLMGSEKDGYQIEKNDRCCGESGTLAVTRPDISTQVRFRKEEEIRKGAAKLRGIPLVAEAGANGINPANASAGSAGAPDGSVLKAGDGPQPKGATDVKILTSCPSCLQGLSRYNEDAGIEADYIVVEMARHVLGEDWMVDYVQRANNGGIERVLV; the protein is encoded by the coding sequence ATGAACGCACCTCAAGTTTTCGATCCGCACGGGGCCGCCGCTGCGGTGGCCGCCGATCCCGAAGCGCGTCTGCGCGAAATTCCTTATAACTACACGTCGTTTTCCGACCGTGAAATCGTCATCCGCCTGCTAGGCGACGCCGCCTGGGCCGCGCTTGCCGAACTGCGCGCGGAACGCCGTACCGGCCGCTCGGCACGGATGCTGTACGAAGTGCTCGGCGACATCTGGGTGGTGCGCCGCAATCCGTATCTGCAGGACGATCTGCTCGACAACCCGAAGCGCCGGGCAATGCTGATCGAAGCCTTGCACCACCGTTTGAGCGAGATCGAGAAGCGCCGCCGCGCCGATCTGACCGAACACGGCGACGAAGCGGGCGTGGACCGCGCCGCGCGCGTCGAAACGCTGGTTCAGGCCGCGCGCCGCGCCGTCGACGAATTCGCGAGCGAATTCCAGAAGACCTACGATCTGCGCAAGCGTGCGACCAAGGTGCTCGGCAAGGTCACGGAAAAGGACAACATCAAGTTCGACGGCCTGTCCCGCGTCTCGCACGTGACCGATGCGACCGACTGGCGGGTCGAATACCCGTTCGTCGTGCTCACGCCGGATACCGAAGCCGAGATCGCCGGCATGATCAAGGCGTGTTTCGAGCTCGGCCTGACCGTGATTCCGCGCGGAGGCGGCACGGGTTACACGGGCGGCGCTGTGCCGCTTACGCCGTTCTCGGCCGTCATCAACACCGAAAAGCTCGAACAACTGGGTGCGGTCGAAATGACCGAGCTGCCGGGCGTCGACCGTAAAGTCGCGACGATTTTCTCCGGCGCGGGCGTGGTCACGCGCCGCGTGACCGAGGCGGCCGAGCAGGCCGGCTTCGTGTTCGCCGTCGATCCGACCTCGCTGGATGCATCCTGCGTGGGCGGCAACGTCGCGATGAACGCGGGCGGCAAGAAGGCGGTGCTGTGGGGCACGGCGCTGGACAACCTCGCCTGGTGGCGCATGGTCGACCCGGAAGGGAACTGGCTCGAAGTCACGCGGCTCGAGCACAACATGGGCAAGATTCACGACATCGAAGTGGCGCGTTTCGAGCTCAAGTGGTTCGACGGCAACTATGCGCCGGGCGAAAAGCTGCTGCGCACGGAAGCGCTCAATATCAAAGGTCGTGTGTTCCGTAAGGAAGGCCTCGGCAAGGACGTCACGGACAAATTCCTCGCCGGTTTGCCGGGCGTGCAGAAAGAAGGCTGCGACGGGCTGATCACGTCCGCGCGCTGGGTGCTGCACAAGATGCCCGCGCATACGCGCACCGTCTGCCTCGAATTCTTCGGCCAGGCGCGCGACGCGATTCCGAGCATCGTCGAAATCAAGGATTATCTGTTCGAGACGTCGAAGCAGGGCGGCGCGATTCTCGCGGGCCTCGAACACCTGGACGAGCGCTATCTGCGCGCGGTCGGCTATGCGACCAAGAGCAAGCGCAACGCGTTTCCGAAGATGGTGCTGATCGGCGACATTGTCGGTAATGATGCGGACGCGGTCGCGCACGCTACCTCGGAAGTCGTGCGCATGGCCAACGGCAAGAGCGGCGAAGGCTTTGTCGCGGTCAATGCCGAGGCGCGCAAGCGTTTCTGGCTCGACCGCAGTCGCACGGCGGCGATCGCCAAGCACACCAACGCGTTCAAGATCAACGAAGACGTGGTGATTCCGCTCGACCGCATGGGCGAGTACACGGACGGCATCGAGCGCATCAACATCGAACTGTCGATCAAGAACAAGCTGCAACTGGTCAACGCGCTCGAAGCGTTCTTCCAGGCCGGCAAGCTGCCGCTCGGCAAGAGCGACGACGCCAATGAAATCCCGAGCGCCGAGTTGCTCGAAGACCGCGTGCAGCAGGCGCTCGATCTGCTCAAGCGCGTGCGCACGCGCTGGGAATTCCTGCGCGACAAGCTCGATCTGTCCTTGCGCGAGGCGCAGCATTATCTGGTCGGTCTCGGCTACGAAGCGCTGGCGGAGAAGTTCGCCGACCGCGCGGATGCGCAGCCCGACGCCACCGTGTTCCATATCACGCAGGACCGTACGATTCGCGTGTCGTGGAAACAGGAGATCCGCGCCGAGCTGCGGCAGATCTTCAACGGCGGCGAGTTCAAGCCGATCCTCGAGGAAGCCCAGGCGATCCACAAGCAGGTGCTGCGTGGCCGCGTGTTCGTCGCGCTGCACATGCACGCGGGCGACGGCAACGTTCACACGAACCTGCCGGTCAACTCCGACAACTACGAGATGCTGCAGGACGCCCACACGGCGGTCGCGCGCATCATGAAGCTGGCGCGTTCGCTCGACGGCGTGATTTCCGGCGAGCACGGCATCGGCATCACCAAGCTCGAATTCCTGACGGAAGAGGAGATCAGCGAGTTCCGCCAGTACAAGCAGCGCGTCGATCCGCATGGCCGCTTCAATGCGGGCAAGCTGCTCGAAGGCGCCGACCTGCGCAACGCCTACACGCCGTCTTTCGGCCTGATGGGCTATGAATCGCTGATCATGCAGCAGTCCGACATCGGCGCGATTTCCGAGTCGATCAAAGACTGTTTGCGTTGCGGCAAGTGCAAGCCGGTGTGCGCGACCCACGTGCCGCGCGCGAACCTGCTGTACAGCCCGCGCAACAAGATTCTCGCCACCTCGCTGCTGGTGGAGGCGTTCCTGTACGAAGAGCAGACCCGCCGCGGCGTGTCGATCAAGCACTGGGACGAATTCAACGACGTCGCGGATCACTGCACTGTCTGTCACAAATGCGTGACGCCGTGCCCGGTGAAGATCGACTTCGGCGACGTGACCATGAACATGCGCAATCTGCTGCGCAAGATGGGCAAGAAGAAGTTCAATCCGGGCAATGCGGCCGGCATGTTCTTCCTCAACGCGACCAACCCGCAGACCATCAACCTCGCGCGTACCGCGATGATGGGCGTCGGCTACAAGGCGCAGCGGCTCGGCAACGAAGTGCTGAAGAAGTTCGCGAAGAAGCAGACGGCGCACCCGCCGGCAACCGTCGGCAAGCCGCCGGTCACGCAGCAGGTGATCCACTTCATGAACAAGAAGATGCCGGGCAACCTGCCGAAGAAAACCGCGCGCGCGTTGCTCGATATCGAAGACAACAAGATCGTCCCGATCATCCGCAATCCGAAGACGACCACCGCCGACACGGAAGCGGTGTTCTACTTCCCGGGCTGCGGCTCCGAGCGGCTGTTCTCGCAAGTCGGTCTCGCCACTCAAGCCATGCTGTGGGAAGCGGGCGTGCAAACCGTGCTGCCGCCGGGCTATCTGTGCTGCGGCTATCCGCAACGCGGGTCGGGCCAGTTCGACAAGGCCGAGCAGATCGTCACGGATAACCGCGTGCTGTTCCACCGCGTCGCCAATACGCTGAACTACCTCGACATCAAGACGGTGGTGGTGTCGTGCGGCACATGCTATGACCAGCTCGCCGGCTACGAATTCGAGAAGATCTTCCCGGGCTGCCGGATCATCGACATCCACGAGTTTCTGCTGGAGAAAGGCATGAAGCTCGAAGGCGTGAACGGTGTGCGCTACATGTATCACGACCCGTGCCACACGCCGATCAAGACGATGGACCCGGTCAAGCTGGTCAATCAACTGATGGGTTCGGAGAAGGACGGCTACCAGATCGAGAAGAACGATCGCTGCTGTGGCGAATCCGGCACGCTCGCGGTCACGCGTCCGGACATTTCCACCCAGGTGCGTTTCCGTAAGGAAGAGGAGATCCGCAAGGGCGCCGCGAAGTTGCGCGGCATCCCGCTCGTCGCCGAAGCGGGCGCGAACGGGATCAATCCGGCCAATGCATCGGCCGGCTCGGCGGGTGCGCCGGACGGCTCCGTGCTCAAGGCCGGCGACGGCCCGCAGCCGAAGGGCGCCACCGACGTCAAGATCCTCACGAGCTGCCCGTCCTGCCTGCAAGGCCTGTCGCGTTACAACGAAGATGCGGGCATCGAGGCGGATTACATCGTCGTCGAGATGGCACGTCACGTGCTCGGTGAAGACTGGATGGTCGACTACGTGCAACGGGCGAACAATGGCGGAATCGAGCGCGTGCTGGTTTAA
- a CDS encoding HIT family protein gives MDCVFCREDGGDVLWHDDTLRVVLADEHDYPGFCRVIWNGHVAEFSDLDGNDRDRVMKAVYAVERAIRRILQPAKVNLASLGNQVPHVHWHVIPRFSNDAHFPLPIWAPRQRTVSEAMLSSRRAQATLLREAVRQEIEQALS, from the coding sequence ATGGACTGCGTTTTTTGCCGTGAAGACGGCGGCGATGTGCTGTGGCACGACGACACGTTGCGTGTCGTCCTCGCCGACGAACACGATTACCCGGGTTTCTGCCGGGTGATCTGGAACGGCCATGTAGCCGAATTTTCCGACCTCGACGGAAACGACCGCGATCGCGTGATGAAGGCCGTGTATGCGGTCGAGCGCGCGATCCGGCGCATCCTTCAGCCGGCGAAGGTGAACCTGGCGAGCCTCGGCAACCAGGTGCCGCACGTGCACTGGCATGTGATCCCGCGTTTTTCGAACGACGCCCATTTTCCGCTGCCCATCTGGGCGCCGCGCCAGCGCACGGTGTCCGAAGCCATGCTGTCTTCGCGCCGCGCGCAGGCTACCCTGCTGCGCGAAGCAGTGCGGCAGGAAATCGAACAGGCGCTGAGTTGA
- a CDS encoding gamma-butyrobetaine hydroxylase-like domain-containing protein produces MSGLTPDTPVPTGVVVHSKSRVLELQYANGESYRLPFELLRVYSPSAEVMGHGPGQETLQTGKREVTITMIEGVGNYALQPTFSDGHATGIYSWDLLYDMAVRQDELWRAYLAKLQAAGVDRDTPMVQAGAAHGHCH; encoded by the coding sequence ATGAGTGGTCTAACTCCCGACACCCCGGTTCCGACCGGTGTGGTCGTGCATTCCAAATCGCGCGTACTCGAATTGCAGTACGCAAATGGCGAATCGTATCGCCTGCCGTTTGAACTGCTGCGCGTGTATTCGCCGTCGGCGGAAGTAATGGGCCACGGGCCCGGCCAGGAAACGCTGCAGACCGGCAAGCGCGAGGTGACGATCACGATGATCGAAGGTGTCGGCAACTACGCGTTGCAACCGACTTTCTCCGACGGACACGCCACCGGCATCTATTCGTGGGATCTGCTGTACGACATGGCGGTGCGCCAGGATGAACTCTGGCGCGCGTATCTCGCCAAACTTCAGGCGGCCGGCGTCGATCGCGATACGCCCATGGTCCAGGCCGGCGCTGCGCACGGGCACTGTCACTGA
- the ubiE gene encoding bifunctional demethylmenaquinone methyltransferase/2-methoxy-6-polyprenyl-1,4-benzoquinol methylase UbiE: protein MSKTHFGFQSVDEQDKAQKVAGVFHSVAANYDLMNDLMSGGLHRAWKMFTIAQANVRPGYKVLDIAGGTGDLSKAFAKQAGETGEVWHTDINESMLRVGRDRLLDKGVITPALLCDAEKIPFPDNYFDVVTVAFGLRNMTHKDVALAEMRRVLKPAGRLLVLEFSKVWDPLKKIYDVYSFKVLPWLGEHFAKDAESYQYLAESIRMHPDQETLKTMMEQAGLDGVKYYNLSAGVVALHVGTKY, encoded by the coding sequence ATGAGCAAAACCCACTTCGGCTTTCAATCGGTCGACGAACAGGACAAGGCGCAGAAGGTGGCGGGCGTGTTCCACTCGGTTGCCGCCAACTACGACTTGATGAACGACCTGATGTCGGGCGGGTTGCACCGGGCGTGGAAGATGTTCACGATCGCCCAGGCCAACGTGCGGCCGGGCTACAAGGTGCTCGATATCGCGGGCGGCACGGGCGACCTGTCGAAGGCGTTCGCGAAGCAGGCCGGCGAGACTGGCGAAGTCTGGCATACCGACATCAACGAATCGATGCTGCGGGTGGGCCGCGACCGCTTGCTGGACAAGGGCGTGATCACCCCGGCGCTGCTCTGCGACGCCGAGAAAATTCCCTTTCCGGACAATTACTTCGACGTGGTGACGGTGGCATTCGGCTTGCGCAACATGACGCACAAGGACGTCGCCCTGGCGGAAATGCGGCGCGTGCTGAAACCGGCCGGGCGTCTGCTGGTGCTGGAATTTTCGAAGGTGTGGGATCCGCTCAAGAAGATCTACGACGTCTATTCTTTTAAGGTGCTGCCGTGGTTGGGCGAGCACTTCGCGAAAGATGCCGAGAGCTATCAATACCTCGCGGAATCGATCCGGATGCATCCGGACCAGGAAACTTTAAAAACAATGATGGAACAAGCGGGCCTGGACGGCGTCAAATATTACAATTTGTCAGCTGGCGTGGTAGCTTTACATGTGGGGACCAAATACTAG
- a CDS encoding Tim44 domain-containing protein: protein MSDSGALSPRKVKRSLVRRIGLIAMVGLIMAGSLASLDAEARRMGGGRSIGRQSNSVTQQSAPSQPSQGSQAMQQRAQPAPAPAPTPAAQPNRSRWLGPIAGLAAGLGIAALLSHFGLGGAFAGAMANIIVIAIIAMIGVWLIRRFMGRKRDTAQPAYAGGSPSLNSGGMGYSQEPRYSAPPTGSYLEPQGNPLSTPTINAAPAVPAGFDSEAFLRNAKVYFVRLQAAWDVGNTEDIREFTTPEMFAEVKVDLSSRGAETNQTDVVQLNAELLGVEERANEYFASVRFSGLIREAPGAAAEPFVEVWNLSKANRAGEGWLLAGIQQVAQH from the coding sequence ATGTCCGATTCAGGTGCGTTATCTCCCCGTAAGGTTAAGCGGTCGTTGGTGAGAAGAATCGGACTGATCGCGATGGTCGGCCTGATCATGGCCGGCTCCCTCGCTTCGCTCGATGCGGAAGCTCGCCGCATGGGCGGTGGCCGTAGTATTGGCCGTCAGTCGAATAGCGTGACGCAGCAGTCCGCGCCGTCGCAACCTTCCCAAGGCAGTCAGGCCATGCAGCAGCGCGCGCAGCCTGCCCCGGCGCCCGCGCCGACTCCTGCCGCGCAACCTAACCGCTCGCGCTGGCTGGGGCCGATCGCTGGTCTGGCGGCCGGTCTCGGCATCGCCGCGTTGCTGTCGCACTTCGGCTTGGGCGGCGCGTTCGCCGGCGCAATGGCCAATATCATCGTGATTGCGATCATCGCGATGATCGGCGTCTGGCTGATCCGCCGCTTCATGGGCCGCAAGCGCGACACGGCGCAACCGGCGTACGCGGGCGGCTCGCCGTCGCTCAACTCGGGCGGCATGGGCTACTCGCAGGAACCGCGTTATAGCGCGCCGCCCACCGGCTCGTACCTCGAACCGCAAGGCAATCCGCTGAGTACGCCGACCATCAACGCCGCGCCCGCCGTGCCGGCCGGCTTCGATTCGGAAGCGTTCCTGCGTAACGCCAAGGTCTACTTCGTGCGTCTGCAAGCCGCATGGGACGTCGGCAACACGGAAGACATCCGCGAATTCACCACGCCGGAAATGTTCGCCGAGGTGAAGGTCGATCTGTCTTCGCGGGGTGCGGAGACGAATCAGACGGACGTGGTGCAACTGAACGCCGAGTTGCTGGGCGTGGAAGAGCGCGCGAACGAATACTTCGCCAGCGTCCGCTTCTCGGGCCTGATTCGCGAAGCACCGGGCGCGGCGGCGGAGCCCTTCGTCGAAGTCTGGAACCTGTCGAAGGCGAACCGTGCCGGCGAAGGCTGGCTGCTGGCCGGCATCCAGCAGGTGGCGCAGCACTGA
- a CDS encoding ubiquinone biosynthesis accessory factor UbiJ: MTLAAKPFAAAVNHLLARETWARERLAPYAGKTAKLSCPPVVLMLLVQPDGYLSAVAAAEAQHFDVTIAVPSDALPAFVQGGQAAVMKHVKIEGDAEFATVIAKLAEHLRWEPEEDLARLIGDGPAWRVASVVRTVGEQVQRTGRNLLDTAAEYLLDENPQLVRRAALENFNVELARARDALARVEKRIERLEQKVEACGAQAPGGAAMSRGTR, encoded by the coding sequence ATGACCCTCGCCGCCAAGCCATTCGCTGCTGCTGTCAATCATCTGCTCGCCCGCGAAACGTGGGCTCGTGAGCGCCTCGCCCCCTACGCGGGCAAGACCGCGAAGCTGTCCTGCCCGCCGGTCGTGCTGATGCTGCTGGTGCAACCGGACGGCTATCTGAGCGCGGTCGCCGCCGCCGAGGCGCAACACTTCGACGTGACCATCGCGGTGCCGTCCGACGCGCTACCCGCTTTCGTGCAAGGTGGCCAGGCGGCGGTGATGAAGCACGTGAAGATCGAAGGCGACGCCGAATTCGCCACCGTGATCGCGAAGCTCGCCGAACATCTGCGCTGGGAGCCGGAAGAAGACCTGGCCAGGCTCATTGGCGACGGTCCGGCGTGGCGGGTGGCGTCGGTCGTGCGCACGGTGGGCGAACAGGTGCAGCGAACCGGGCGCAACCTGCTCGACACCGCCGCCGAATATCTGCTCGACGAGAATCCGCAGCTGGTGCGCCGCGCCGCGCTCGAGAACTTCAACGTCGAACTGGCCCGCGCGCGCGATGCACTAGCGCGCGTGGAAAAACGCATCGAGCGTCTTGAACAGAAGGTCGAAGCCTGCGGCGCCCAAGCGCCGGGCGGCGCCGCCATGTCGCGCGGCACGCGCTAG
- the ubiB gene encoding ubiquinone biosynthesis regulatory protein kinase UbiB → MRFLRFLKIFFTVIRFGLDEMMLSRVNDRRVRLLLRITTIGRKFDEPPGVRLRLALESLGPIFVKFGQVLSTRRDLLPVDIANELAKLQDQVPPFDSAVAIGLVEKSLGAPVDVLFDDFERVPVASASIAQVHFATVKAGQHAGKAVAVKVLRPNMLPVIDSDLALLRDIAVWAERLWADGKRLKPREVVAEFDKYLHDELDLMREAANGSQLRRNFAGLDLLLVPEMYWEFCTPTVLVMERMVGVPISQVETLRAAGVDIPKLAREGVEIFFTQVFRDGFFHADMHPGNIQVSLDPAHFGRYIALDFGIIGALSDFDKNYLAQNFLAFFKRDYHRVATLHLESGWVPPTTRVEELESAIRAVCEPYFDRALKDISLGQVLMRLFSTSRRFNVEIQPQLVLLQKTMLNVEGLGRSLDPELDLWKTAKPYLERWMNEQIGLRGWYERLKIEAPQWSKTLPQLPRLIHHALAERHDHTRGANDEMIRQILLEQKRTNRLLQGLLLFGVAVGVGAALARVFLVLAYGG, encoded by the coding sequence ATGCGTTTTCTGCGTTTCCTCAAGATTTTTTTCACGGTCATCCGCTTCGGTCTCGATGAGATGATGCTCAGCCGCGTCAACGACCGGCGCGTGCGTCTGCTGTTGCGCATCACCACCATCGGCCGCAAGTTCGACGAGCCGCCTGGCGTACGTTTGCGGCTCGCGCTGGAAAGCCTTGGGCCGATCTTCGTCAAGTTCGGGCAGGTGTTGTCCACCCGGCGCGATCTGTTGCCGGTGGATATCGCCAACGAGCTGGCCAAGCTCCAGGATCAGGTGCCGCCGTTCGATTCGGCGGTGGCGATCGGGCTGGTCGAGAAGTCGCTCGGCGCGCCGGTCGACGTGCTGTTCGACGACTTCGAGCGGGTGCCGGTGGCGAGCGCCTCGATCGCGCAGGTGCACTTCGCCACGGTGAAGGCGGGGCAACACGCGGGCAAGGCTGTCGCCGTGAAGGTGCTGCGGCCGAACATGCTGCCGGTGATCGATTCCGACCTCGCCCTGCTGCGCGACATTGCCGTGTGGGCGGAGCGGCTGTGGGCCGACGGCAAGCGTCTGAAGCCGCGCGAGGTGGTCGCCGAATTCGACAAATACCTGCACGACGAACTCGACCTGATGCGCGAGGCGGCCAACGGCAGCCAGTTGCGGCGCAACTTCGCCGGGCTCGATCTGCTGCTGGTGCCGGAGATGTACTGGGAGTTCTGCACACCCACGGTGCTGGTCATGGAGCGCATGGTCGGCGTGCCGATCAGCCAGGTCGAGACGCTGCGCGCGGCGGGCGTGGATATTCCGAAGCTGGCGCGCGAAGGCGTCGAGATTTTCTTTACCCAGGTGTTCCGTGACGGCTTTTTCCATGCCGACATGCATCCGGGCAACATTCAGGTGAGCCTCGACCCGGCGCATTTCGGCCGCTATATCGCGCTCGACTTCGGCATCATCGGCGCGCTGTCGGACTTCGATAAGAACTACCTCGCGCAGAATTTCCTCGCGTTCTTCAAGCGCGACTACCATCGTGTCGCCACGCTGCATCTGGAGTCGGGCTGGGTGCCGCCGACTACCCGCGTCGAAGAACTCGAAAGCGCGATCCGCGCGGTCTGCGAACCGTACTTCGACCGCGCGCTGAAGGATATTTCGCTGGGTCAGGTTCTGATGCGCCTGTTCTCGACCTCGCGCCGCTTCAACGTCGAGATCCAGCCGCAACTGGTGCTGCTGCAAAAGACCATGCTGAATGTCGAAGGTCTTGGCCGCTCGCTCGATCCGGAGCTGGATCTCTGGAAGACCGCCAAGCCGTACCTCGAACGCTGGATGAACGAACAGATCGGCCTGCGCGGCTGGTACGAACGCCTGAAGATCGAGGCGCCGCAGTGGAGCAAGACGCTGCCGCAGTTGCCGCGCCTGATTCATCACGCGCTGGCCGAGCGCCACGACCACACGCGCGGTGCGAACGACGAAATGATCCGCCAGATTCTGCTCGAGCAGAAACGCACCAACCGGTTGTTGCAAGGCTTGCTGCTGTTCGGTGTGGCGGTCGGTGTCGGTGCGGCGCTGGCGCGGGTGTTTCTGGTGCTCGCTTACGGCGGTTGA
- a CDS encoding class I SAM-dependent methyltransferase, translating to MSDPIQPAVPDFETRDPNSPAFWDERFERHFTPWDQAGVPAAFESFAARHRGAAVLIPGCGSAYEAVWLAGQGNPVRAIDFSAAAVAAAHEQLGAQHAQLVEQADFFTYEPPFTPAWIYERAFFCALPLARRADYARRMADLLPGGALLAGFFFLGATPKGPPFGIERAELDALLAPYFELIEDEAVHDSIAVFAGRERWLSWRRCA from the coding sequence ATGAGCGACCCCATCCAACCTGCCGTGCCCGACTTCGAGACACGCGATCCCAACTCGCCTGCTTTCTGGGACGAGCGTTTCGAGCGCCATTTCACGCCGTGGGATCAGGCGGGCGTGCCGGCCGCGTTTGAGTCGTTCGCCGCTCGCCACAGGGGCGCGGCTGTGCTGATTCCGGGTTGCGGCAGTGCGTACGAAGCGGTCTGGCTGGCCGGGCAGGGCAACCCGGTCCGGGCCATCGACTTTTCAGCGGCCGCCGTCGCGGCGGCGCATGAGCAGTTGGGTGCGCAGCACGCGCAACTGGTGGAACAGGCGGACTTCTTCACCTATGAGCCGCCGTTCACGCCCGCATGGATTTACGAGCGCGCATTCTTCTGCGCGTTGCCGCTCGCACGCCGCGCGGACTATGCGCGACGGATGGCGGATCTGTTGCCTGGCGGCGCGTTGCTCGCGGGCTTCTTTTTCCTTGGCGCGACGCCGAAAGGGCCGCCGTTCGGCATCGAGCGCGCGGAACTCGATGCGCTGCTCGCGCCGTACTTCGAATTGATCGAAGACGAAGCCGTGCACGATTCGATTGCCGTTTTCGCGGGACGTGAGCGCTGGCTAAGCTGGCGCCGCTGCGCCTGA
- a CDS encoding FmdB family zinc ribbon protein, which yields MPIYAYRCESCGFGKDVLQKMSDPQLTQCPECGKDTFRKQVTAAGFQLKGSGWYVTDFRGGNGGTSAPAKPDANGASNGASGENAGADNGAAAQSVAAAGGTAAAGSSSTVATPSAPAAAPAASASSSGSGSA from the coding sequence ATGCCGATCTACGCTTATCGTTGCGAATCGTGCGGCTTCGGGAAGGATGTGCTTCAGAAGATGAGCGACCCCCAGTTGACGCAGTGTCCCGAGTGCGGGAAAGACACTTTTCGCAAGCAGGTCACCGCTGCGGGCTTCCAGTTGAAGGGCTCCGGCTGGTACGTGACCGATTTTCGCGGCGGCAACGGCGGCACGAGCGCGCCTGCCAAGCCCGACGCCAATGGCGCCTCGAATGGCGCCTCCGGCGAGAATGCGGGTGCCGATAATGGCGCAGCGGCGCAATCCGTGGCCGCGGCGGGCGGTACGGCCGCCGCCGGTTCATCGAGCACGGTCGCAACGCCGTCCGCGCCTGCTGCCGCACCGGCCGCTTCGGCGAGTTCGAGCGGCTCCGGCAGCGCCTAG
- a CDS encoding DUF502 domain-containing protein, with the protein MTTKKTTLKSVFLTGLLVLVPLAITLWVLGLIIGTMDQTLLLLPAAWQPERLFGFRLPGLGAVLTLAFIFVVGLLTQNFIGQKLVKWWELLVGHIPVVGPIYTSVKQVSDTLLSSSGNAFRKALLIEYPRRGSYTIAFLTGIPGGDVLNHLKEDHVSVYVPTTPNPTSGFFLMVPRSEVIELDMTVDAALKYIVSMGVVAPSAPPAPVRRTTVEPPL; encoded by the coding sequence ATGACGACGAAAAAAACGACGCTCAAATCGGTGTTCCTGACTGGCCTGCTGGTGCTGGTGCCTTTGGCCATCACGCTGTGGGTGCTCGGCCTGATCATCGGCACGATGGACCAGACGCTGTTGCTGCTGCCGGCAGCCTGGCAGCCGGAGCGGCTGTTTGGTTTTCGCCTTCCCGGTCTCGGCGCGGTGCTCACGCTGGCGTTCATCTTCGTTGTCGGGCTGTTGACGCAGAACTTCATCGGGCAGAAGCTCGTGAAGTGGTGGGAACTGCTGGTCGGTCACATTCCGGTGGTCGGCCCGATCTACACCAGCGTCAAGCAGGTGTCCGATACCCTGCTGTCGAGCAGCGGCAACGCGTTTCGCAAAGCGCTGCTGATCGAATACCCGCGCCGCGGCTCCTATACGATCGCGTTTCTGACCGGTATTCCGGGCGGCGACGTGCTCAACCATCTGAAAGAAGATCACGTCAGCGTGTATGTGCCGACTACGCCGAATCCCACGTCCGGCTTCTTCCTGATGGTGCCGAGGAGCGAAGTGATCGAGCTCGACATGACGGTCGACGCTGCGCTCAAGTACATCGTCTCGATGGGCGTCGTGGCGCCGTCCGCGCCGCCGGCGCCGGTGCGCCGCACGACAGTCGAGCCTCCGCTGTAA